Genomic DNA from bacterium:
AAGTAATAAAATCCTGGTCTTGTTCTTTAAGAACCAATTTGATAATCGCTTACTTTTCCTTTTAGCTGTTATTCTTGTTTTCATTGTGCTTCCTTAAAATTACATACATAAAAGCCTCCCATTAAGAGAGGCGTTCAAAATTATATTTACTAATTGCCCCAATTTTGGAAAGCAATTAATGCTGCAATGTATACAACAATTGTAATACTACTCACCAGTACAAGAGTTGTTCTAAGTGTATCAATCTTTTTCTCCCTAATAGCCAGTATATCTTTTTTATAAAACTTTACTCCGTCTTTAAGAGAGTCTTTTTGCGTAGTGTCAGTTCTAGAAGAATAGTAGGAAAAGTAATCATCTTTCTCCGTCCAATGTGGCAACTCAATTTCCTTGAAATCTCTTGTTGTAATTTTAATTTTAGAACCAGGATCAGGAGTTTTAACTATTTCCCACGTGTAACAACCACTTAATAATAAAGACTGAATTACAACTAGAACAAATGTTTTGTGTATCACATTACTTCCCATAATAAAGGTCGATAATTCTTGTAAAAATTTACTCCAAGAAGCTTATCAGTCAACACGTAAGCCTCGATAAATTAATTACAATACATAACCCTCTCGGCGTAGCGAATAAATTCATTTAATTTGATCTACGCTCACAGAGAAATATTTACAATTAGCCATCGTAGTTCCAATCAAAATTAATTGACAGTTTGTCTGGTTTAAACAAACATTGTCTACTTAATACAATTTTAAAAAGTTAATACCAGATCACATTTAATCTTTTAAAAGCTAACAATTACTCTTCAAGCTTAATCATTCTGTTTTGTAATGATATCGGAACATCTTGCAATAACATAATTCCTAATGCATTTTCTTTTAAAGAGTCCTGTTCGGCTTGCTCCAGATTAACGTTCACATCATTGTTATCAAAAGTCCACATTGCACCAGTAAGTGGGTCGACAAGAAACCATCCAATCAAACCACCAAAAACTAAATTACCACCCAGGTACCATCCATTGGTTTGTGTATCGATAATGATGATTTTATCTGAATAGCCTTCCTTAGAAATTTTTATTGTATAAGTTTTGCCACTGAAATAACCATTATACTTCTCTAAAGATGCAATAGCTGGTGTTGTCCCATCAAATACTTGGAGACTATCCTGATCAGTGATAAGAACATTTGCCTGATCCGGAGTGCTGAGAATATTTACAGATTCTTCTCCACCCCACCCAAAGATGGTTGCACAACCATTAATTAGAAGTAAACCACCTAAAACAATAACAAATGTGAGAATAAAATTGATTAAGTTTTTCATTTCGGCCTCCTTTAAGATTTAATTAAAGAAATAAAAGTCTCCCGTTAAGAGAGGCTTGAAATATTTTATTTAATAAGCATCATCTTCCTCGTTTGTGTAAAGGCATCTGTTCTTAGTGCATAGATGTAAATTCCGCTTGAATATTCGGAAGCATTGAATGATACTTCATAACTGCCCGGTGATCTTTCTTCATTAACTAGTGTTGCCAATTCGTTCCCGATAATATCATATACTTTTAATGTTACGAACGAGTTATCAGGAATAGAATATTTAATAGTTGTTGACGGATTAAATGGATTCGGATAGTTCTGTTCCAAAGCAAATTCTTCAGGGGCAGTTATTGCATTGTCTTCCTTTACAAATGGTGAGTTGAGGATTGTTATATAACCACCGCCGAGTTCATTCATTGTTAAATTATCGTAAATTACTTTGTCACCATCAAGCTTATCCCAAATTGTGATTTTTATTTGATCGCCGGAGTTGCCAGCATCAACCGCTGTGACCAGGAATCCATACTTGCCCTTTCCGGTATTTTTACCTTCACCACGGATAGTGATTACGTTATCTTCAATTAAAAGAAATTCTACTCGATTTCCTGTAAGATTAATTTTTGCTTCCGGGAATTTAATTTTAACAACACCTTGTGCACTGCCAGGATTATTCCTGTTGTGCAGGTTCATATTAAAGCATAGCGTCCCGGTTATTGTCGGATCAGCAATGAATGCACCTGGCTGAGAATAGAACCATCCTTCAGATTCTATCCTGTTTACTATGAGTTGATCGCCAACATTTACAATCCTTCCGATTTCTTTTGGATGCAGGAAATTATTTTGTGTCATTACATAATTAGTTACAGCTTCAAATTCTGTAACACCTGTAAGTATGTTTGGATCAGAATAAGGTATTTGTGTATAATCAAGAATTGCAAGAACCATTTCACTTGCTGTTATCGAGTAAACGGCAACCGGATCAACTGGCTGACCATTAATTAATACTGAAACAACTCTTTCACCAGCAGGTTTAGTTGCATCATATTTATACTCCAGTCCTGAAACCTGTATCATATACTCATCGTTACTTTCAATCTGACTTAATCCAAATTCAAGACCCATCCACAATGATTCACCTGTCATATTAAAAGTTGCAAGCTGAAATCCTAAAGTGTTTACCATATTAAAACCGTAACCATTAATTCTGAATATATCACCAAGCGTAAATGGCCCTTCCCACAATGGAAGTGCAATTGAGCCGCCAGCATGTATTGCGATATCTGTTCCTGTAAAAGATTTGAAAGCATCTGTTACAAGATTGCCAATTGGTGTATCGTGGGTACCTAAATCAAAAAGGTCCAGTGCTTCTTCTTTGTGAAATGCATCTGCGTATCCAAAGGGTTGTGTGAAAAATGGGGTGTTGTAAAAAGTTTCAATGTCAGCGATCATTCCGTCTACCATTGCCTTAACGGTTGGTTCTTCGGGAACATTTTCATCGAGTGGAATGAGTGAATAGTCGAGAAGAGAAATTGCACCAAGTGCGTCTATTCCTATCTGCATCTTGCCTACATACATATAATTTGAACCAGCCTGTGCAATCCAGGTTGTTCCGCCAAGCGGATTTGGAACCGGTATCGGTGAACTGTATTTATAGTGGTCGTGACCTCCAATAACTATATCAATTCCGGGAACCATTGAAGCTATTGCCTGATCGAATTCAATTCCGAGATGGGATAGTAGTATTACAACATCACAGCTTTCAACATTCCGAAGTATGAACGCTGTTGTTCCTGCTATGTTCATAATTTCCTGAATATCATCTTCAATTATTACAGGAAGCGGCTGAGACAGAACATTCGTTGAAGGAGTTATGAGACTAAAAATCCCGACTTTTATCGCTCCAATATTTTTAGTCGTGTAGTTATCGATGTAAGCATCGAGATCCGGGATTGCAGAAGCATCCACATTAGCACCAAGGATCGGAAATGCATCAGTTGGAATCGGAAAAACATTTTGCAATGATCCCAAAAGTGCGGCAGGTGTAAGATCAAATTCATGGTTGCCTAAAGCCATTGCATCAAAGGCAATCATATTCATCCACATTAATTCAGGAACCTGAAAATACCTATTGAAAAAAAGATCGCCTATTGAAATATCTCCTGCGTGAAGCAGAAGTAAATCAGGATCAACAGTTCTTTCATAACCAATAACTGTAGCTGCTCTGGCTATTCCTCCGAGAGTTCCATTCAAATTTTGGTCACGGGGTCCGATCGGGGCCAAAGTTGAGTGAGTATCATTTAAGTGCAAGACAGTAATTGTGTCCATTTGAGAAAATGTTATTGTTGAAAAAAAGGTTATTAGAAAAAAACAGTAGAAGAAATGCTTTAACATTTTGAACCTCCGGATTTGATTGTTTATAATTAATTTGAGCTCAAATTATTTTGAGTAGTAAATTCTTATCAAAAACTACAATGTCAAGAACAACTGATTGTCAATTATTTGTCATGTTGTTGTAAAAATCGTGCATACATTAAAAACTAAAAGTTCACTTCTTTTGAATTTTTCATTGTTCTGTTCGGTGGGGGAGTGTTGACAGAGCAGGGAAGTTTTCAACCAGTGGGATATATCCCTCAGGTACAGAAATATTTTAATAAATGATCTCTAATAATTTTCCCTTAAAAGTTTACGTTTATAATTGGTATTCCAATTTTTCCGTTTGAATGTAAATTGACTAATCCAATCTGCAGTATGCTATCTCCGATATTAACAATCCCTATTTGAAGCCAACCGTCACCATTATTTACCAATGCTAGTGATATACCTCTGACATCTACAGCATTATACAAACCTAGCATTATTCCATACACCTTGTTTTCTGTGCAATAATCTATTGAATAACTTTTCATCGTTCCCTCAAAACCACTCATTGTGCTGTTTATCAGTGCTATCCCGATACCATTAAAGTTGCAGTAAATATTTAATATTCCTGCTATTTGAATTGCATTTGAATATTGACTAATCGACATCAATCCGGCAATCACAATCCCATTTAAGTAATCTGAGCCTGCCGTTGCTCCAATCAAAATTCCGTTAGTATGGATAGCGGAATTAAATAATGTTCCCAATGAGAATCCATTAATAGTCCCTTCTGTAGAGAGACCGAAAAGACTGAAATTTAAACCATTAATAGAAATGTATGTTTCGTAACGTCTCAAACTTCCCAAACCGAGGTTCAAACAAAAACCAGAGAAACTTGCTTTTGGATTTGAGTGAGTAAATCCTATGCTAATACCATAGAAATTAATTTTATCTTCTCTATCAACCCCTGTAATCCGGATTAAGTATAGTGATCTTTCATCATCAGTCGAAAAATTATTTCTGATGCAGAGATTATTTTTTTGAAAGTTATTTGAAAAGTGATTGGAAAGACAATCGAGATTCTGAGCCATATTGGGAGATGGCAATAAAAAAACAACGACCATAAAAAGTATTCTTGCTTTCATAATATCACCCACAATTTTTTCAAATGTGAAAGAGCGGAGGACAAGCAAATTTGATACTTACGGTCTGCTTTGGGAGAGTGTTCGGTATGTAATCTTCAGGAATTTATTCAGCACCCTTGCGCTGCAACTCTAACTCTCTCAGAGTAGAGAATAATTACCTCCTAATAAAATGCATTAATTTTAATGAAAAACAAGCGGAATCGATTTGTAATTAGCAATCAATACATATCTCGTTTAGAAAATAATTGAATTATTACAAGTTTTTAAGGGACTTAAGAGAAAGAATTAAAGAGGAAATTTTTCAAGTATCCGGGCTAATGCCGGTATAATCAGTTCGCTTGCTACATTATCTTTATAAACTTCATAATTAACTTCTTCATAAACTGAAGCTCTCCAGAGCAATTTTTCAGAACTGGAAGAGTATAAATAAACATAATTGTTCACATAGGAATTGGCAAGTCTTAATTCATCATAAGCATAGCTATAATATTCAGGAACAATCGTAATATTTTGTATTTCAACAATCAGGATACAGTCAACATCAACAAAGTCTTCAATTTTTTTTACGAATTTGTAATCAATTTCTTCTTCATCATCACAATCCTTAAGGAATTTTTCATATTCTTCCATTAAACCATTCTGATTAACTGCATTTTTAATGTCTGAGCATTCAATTCTTAAATAAGGGTCAAAAATATTGATGTTTTCGATAATGCTTTTCTCTATTTCAATCTTCTGTTTTGAATCTAAATATTCCTGCCATGGTAAGAATGCATTTTCAAAAATTATTAAACCTATCGAGTTGATTTGTTCAGCAAATATTGCTGAATCAATAGAGGTTTTAACTTCAGATGGATGAAATAGTCCCTCACCTATGTATGAACCAATTGATTCTCCAATAGACATACTAACTGACTCGAAACAGTTTTTACAGCCCTGAATGTAGAATGTTAGAATAATCGCCAGAACTATTAAAGAAAGCCTTTTCATTTTTCATATACCTTGTTGACACAATACAAATATAGCCGAATCAAAGAGGAAAGTTGTCAAGTAATTGTAAAAAAAATATTGATTCTCTTTTATATAATTATAATTTGTTTGTTTGATTTATCATAGATACACTATTGAGAAAGAGCTATCGATAGAAAAAAGTTAAACCTGTCTTTTACAATTCCATGACAATTTGCCTCCCTTTTTTTATTACAATTATATCAGCGATTATTTGATGAGGTATGAAATGAAAAACTGCTTAAAGAAAATAGTATGTTATTTATCTGTCTTTGGTCTTTTCAATGGTTTTGTAACTGGACAGACCGCTATCAGCGAAATATCCTTAATTGAATTAAAGACGATGGAAGCAACATTCGCGGGTTCTTTAACGATAGTTACTAAAGACACAACATTTGAACTAATCACAAGTTGGAAAACAAATGATTCATCAATTGTTTTTTGTGATTATGGAGCGAATTATTTAAAAAAGAGATCCAAATTTAGTCTAAAATCCTTAGGGCAACATAACGCCGGGAACCACGAATACTTTCAAAAACCCAACACCTTCATCAAACCAGATACTTTATCAATTCCCTTTGCATCAATAGAAAGAATTATTTATAAAGAACCATATAAGAGTAAATATTCAGGTGGCAGTGGATCATCACAAGGAACACCTTCAAGATTTGGAGGAGAAGTTAATTGGAGAAACGGAGAATTTACTGTAGGTATCTTTAACCAAGTGCAGATAGGCATTTACAGAATGGTAGTGAAGGTTAACACAACGTTTTTACCTCAAGGTGGAGAGACTCGCATTTCTTCATCAGGCTTATATACACTTGGCTATATGCTCGCTGCAAGTATAGCTATGGGAACGATCCACACAGAAGATGTTGGTGAGAAAGGTCAGACGGTCTATGCTTTGATTTTAGGTTCACCATTGCTTTTAACAAATGCAGAACACCATCTGTTCATTGTAAATCCACCAGGTAATTACCAAACTGATCCATTCGCACTATCGTCTTTCATTGCTTTTAGGACAGATTATTTTGGACCTGAATGGATAGTCTATTCAACTGATGTTGGATTGCAGTTTGAATTAAATTGGGAAGATGAAGATGGTTACACATTTGGGAATTCTATGGCATTTAAAACCGGATATGAATTTACTTATGATGGTAAGAAAGGTGACTTTTGGACATCAAGACCTTTTCTGGCGTTGGAAATAACTTTTTAAAAACATTCTTTAATGCACGGAAGGACTTATCTCCTGAAAATTTAAAATAACAACAAATTGCATTTAATGGTCTTTTGCATTTTCGTAGAGGTAAAAAATTAAATAAGGTGTGAAATGAAAACTACATTTTACTTTTTGTTTGCTTTGTTATATCATCTTAGTGCTTTTTGTTCATTTGCTCAAGGGAATGAAAAGCCATTTGTTGTAAGTCCGCTAATCGGTGATACGCTGTCACTTGAAGAAAGAGATTATTACAATCTGCTACCAACAATTCAAAATTTCCAGTGGGCAGTTTTCTTCCTAAATCCTGATAGTACACTAAATGTTAAAGTCACTCATCTAAGAAATTTTGTCAAACAGGATACAATTATTAATAACTACAGAAGTCTGAGATCACTAGTGCTTCACCTAAACGCAGTTGAAAATCCTGAAAGTGTGAATCCGATAAAGAATGAAGACTACACAGGAAATGAAGTAAGCGTAGTTTATAATGAGGGTAAAATAGCATCTGGAAATTTATTATCTGCCACTGCCAACTCTCTGATTGTATATTCATTGGATTGTGATGAAGAGCAAATTGATATTAATTGTGTGATGCTTCTAAGACCTAGTGATATAGAAAAACTTAAAGTTAAAAGTGATTTTAATCTTGGAATGTTACTATACCCCACGATTACCGGATTAGCTGCTATAATTATATATAATAGTACTCTTACCCCTGATGATAAAAACCTGGATAATATGATGAATAATTTTCTAACTGGACTTGCGGTTGGTATTGGTGGTTCACTAGTAGGTTTTGGACTGAGCTATGCAATTCCGCTTAAAATTTCTTCAGAAGAAGAGTATTCTCTTCCATTAAACGAAGATGATATAGAAGGTTTGAGCAGGATAGCTCGATATAAAGACTTTGAACCATTTTATCGTCAACAATCTAAATGAAGTGTGAAATGAAAACTACATTTTACTTTTTGTTTGTGTATATGCTTCTATTAAATAGTATTTCTTTCTTTGCACAGGAAATTGAAAAGCCATTCATTGTAAGTCCGCTAATCGGTGATACGCTGTCACTCGAAGAAAGGGATTATTACAACCTGCTTCCGACAATTAAGGAATTTCAATTTGCAATCTTTTACTTAAATGCTGATAGCTTACAGGACGTGCTTGTATCATATAAAACTCGTAACGTGATCAGAGATACATTAATTAATAATTACAAATCAGTTACTAATATGAGAATTTATCTTTTCAAAGTAGATATAGAAATGGCCAGGAAGGTGGCAGTTTACACTATCAACCAAAACACAGAAAGCGGAAATCTTGTAACGATAAGTAATAGTTCGACTTTGCTTTTTAATGAAGATTGTAATGGAAATAATTTTAATACTAATTGTATTACTCGGATCAACAATGCAGATATAAATAAATTAATCATAGAAGGTGAATCGGACATAGGTATGACTACACTTTGGGGTACACTTATTGGACTTGGTGCTGGTCCGGCTATCGGAGCCATTAGTGGAGCGATCTATGATGATAATGATCTTAGTATTGCCATGGGCGCTGCATACGGGTTGGTGATTGGTCCTATTGTAGAATTATTCGGAGGTCTTCTTTATGGTGCTGTTACTTCAACTCCGGATATAGTTATTGAACCATTCTCTGAAGATGATATAAAAGGACTTAGCCAATATGCCATCTTTCCTGATGGTGAACCGTATGAACTAAAAAAAATTAAATGAGGTGTGAAATGAAAAAATATATTTCTGCAGTTTTAATTTCTTGTTTGCTGTTAGAGTTTGGAGGCTGTTACTCGCAACGTGAAATCACTTATGAGGAATTCTATACTTTGCCGAAAGGGCAAGAGGCTGAATTAAATACAAAAGATGGTAAAACTATTAAGTTAACCTCGGATTCATTAAAAAATAATTATATGTACTGGTGGAAAAGTTCAGATACATTAACTATTTACTCCACACATCTTGAAAAAGTTTGGTCGACAGCTTTAATGGAAGTAACAGATACCATCCAATATCCCAAAGAGGACATATCTAAAATAGTTATTACTGAATTTGATAAAAGCAGAACAATTCTTGGAATCGCAGGAACTGCAATTCTTGTCGGATTGATTATTTATGGTATCAGCACTATGGAGTTTGAGATGGAAGGATGGTAGCGGTGACCAATTATTATCGTTTAATACTATACTAAAATATTTTGAAGGAAATGATTTAATTTTAGAATTATAGATTTTGTACTAAACTTAAAATTCCTCGGATAAAATATTGATTATAAAAAACACTTGACATTTATTAAATATTTTTTCCTATATTCACTTCGCAAATGATATCATAGTATTCAAGGCAACAAACTAAGGAGAGCTTGATGCCCAAAAACATTGTTGTTCTTTCTGATGGAACAGGTCAGGAAGGCGGTATAGGGAACAACACAAACGTTTACAAGCTGTTCAATATGCTGGAAGACAGAACAGCTAATCAAATCACTTTTTACGATAGGGGACTTGGCACCGGCTTTAGAAAAATTACTGGCAACATCAGCGGGATGGGAATTAGATTACCTAAACTATATGCTTTACTGAAATTCAAGATATCATCATTCTGAACAAATGCTGATGATGGAATCGTTGGATCACAGACAGCAGCTGTACTTAAATTAAGCTGGCCGGATGTTTAAGAAAGTTTAAATTCTTTAGGAGAAAAAAATTATTCTTAATATCTGAATCAAAAAGTAAATTTATATTCAAAACTAGCTTTTACTTTCTTACCATTTTTGCTGGGAGATGTGAACCTGATTTGTTCTTTCATTGCATACACGATAGTTCGGTTTACGTATTCATTATTCGTCCATTCGCTCAAACCTACTTCTTCAATCACTCCATCTTTATTGACCCGAACTGAAAACGTAACACTAACCCCGGATAATTCATCGTATGATTTTCCTAACACTTCCTGAAAAACGGAACGAACTTTAACATCACCGCCAACAGGTGTTGGTGCATCATCATACTCTTTCAATCCACTACAATTTAATAGCGTTAAAGCTAATATCAAATAAAATTTTTTCATTAGATCTAAATTCGTTTTTGTATAGAGCATCTCAGTTATCTGCTACTCAAATCCTAACATGATCATATCAATACTTTTACTAACTAAGTATGAGAAACGAAAGAATATCGTTTTTTTAATTTATGATGATCGAAATCAATTATGTCTGATTTTAGTTTGCTACTGAATTATTTGGCTTTGTTCATGTCGGATTGCACACTTGATTTAATTTCAGTGAAATCCTTCGTGTCTCCCATTTTGCTATTGCCATCGAATTTTGCACCAGCTTCAACAACTAATATTTTAGTGAATAAATCCCCTTTGAGATTAGCTTTTGCTTCTAAAGTTAATTTATCTTTTGCTTTAACAGTGCCCGAAACCTTTCCGCCAATTGTAATTGATTCTGCATTAATCTGTCCATTAACTTGTCCGCTTTCTCCGACTACTATATCACTTTTCGATGATACGTCCCCTTGAATTTCACCATCGACTCTAATATTTCCGGCACTTGTTACTTTCCCCTCAATCCTAACGCCGTTACTAATGATTGTTGTCTCATCTGATTTAACCCCTTCCGAGTATGAACTCTTTAACATAGTTACTCCTTATAATTGATGATAAATTAAATTTGCTTGTAATTATCTTTCATTTAATTGAACCAGAATCGAACTCCAATCCCACCACCCAAATCAAAATCAGTAGAAGGAACCAAATCAAGTATTGGAACTATCTCTGCAAAAATGTCTATTGGTGCGGAATCGAATTGGTAGTTCAGTCCCAACGGAATACGAATTCCCAAAAGCGGGTCATCAGCCAATATCACTCTTCCTCCGATTCCATAATACAAAGGTAATCTTCCTGATGAGACTCTGATTAGGTCAAAACTGTGCCATACGTAATCTGCTTGTAAAAGAAGGTGTCCGTCACCTTTGAATGACCACGCAGCAGCGAAATCGAATGCATTTGAACTGCTTGTCCAGAGTTTTGCACTTAGCCCTGTTGGCTCACCAAGTACAATACCTAAACCGAATCCACGACTTTGAGAATGAATAAAATTAGCAAGCAAGAAAAAGGTTGCAGCAATCAAAATGATTTTTTTCATATTCTCTCCTAAGATAATTGATGAATTTTATCTTCTGAATCATTCTATGATAAAAATATGTTTTTGAAATTACAACTTGAAATTAATTACACCATTAGTAAGCAAAATATTTGATTGATCAATATTTAATGTATATCAAGATTTCTATACTGATTAAAAAGCGATAGCAAATTTTTGAGAGATAAATTTTTGACCTGCCGGATTCTATTTTTGCTATAGTATCAGAACAGTAAAGGCTCCAGACAGTAAATACTTTTCAACTATTGAATTTTCAATAGTGATGGAAATCAGGATGCTGCATTAATTTTTCAACCTGGGTTCTGTGTCTATCAATGAGAAGATGTAGGAATTCAGACTTCTCTGAAAAGTTATTGAATGAGTTGAAAAAATAAATTTCAATAAAAGTAGTAATTAATTTTCAACGATGCGGAGAGTCATGGACGCTCCGGTATATGTAAAAAGCTTTGAAATTTAACTAAAAAAGAATCATTTTCGGGCTGATCTCCAAAAGGTCTCCAAAATTATTAGACTTCTATTGAATTGTCAGGAACGAATTCTACACTGACTGAAGCAAATATATCTCTTTGGAAAGATATGATTAGTATTCACATAAATTTGGGGTAATTAATAAAATTCAAACGGGACCACTCCTTTAGAAATTAACTATTGTTTAGGCAAAATTTTTGCCGTTAAAATAATTTCGCCCCGCAATAAAAACTCTGCTCACTAATTTTGATGTAGCTGATTCGGATTTTTCTGATATGGGTAGCAGAATCTCCTCTCAGTACAAAATAAATCGTAATAAATTAAATATTTATTCAAAATGAGGAACAACATGAAAATCATATTCCATTTCACATCAATAATAATTCTCTTCTCATCGATAATCCTTTCCCAGGAAAAAACTTTGGTTGGTAATGGTGAAATCAGCCATGGCGGTTTTGGAGCGCCGGTAGTTAAGTACACACAAATTTATGGAGAACCTGCAGTACTTGTCGGCGGACGAGGTGGTTGGATTATCGATCATAAATTTGTTCTCGGCGGAGGTGGTTATGGTTTGGC
This window encodes:
- a CDS encoding 5'-nucleotidase C-terminal domain-containing protein, whose protein sequence is MLKHFFYCFFLITFFSTITFSQMDTITVLHLNDTHSTLAPIGPRDQNLNGTLGGIARAATVIGYERTVDPDLLLLHAGDISIGDLFFNRYFQVPELMWMNMIAFDAMALGNHEFDLTPAALLGSLQNVFPIPTDAFPILGANVDASAIPDLDAYIDNYTTKNIGAIKVGIFSLITPSTNVLSQPLPVIIEDDIQEIMNIAGTTAFILRNVESCDVVILLSHLGIEFDQAIASMVPGIDIVIGGHDHYKYSSPIPVPNPLGGTTWIAQAGSNYMYVGKMQIGIDALGAISLLDYSLIPLDENVPEEPTVKAMVDGMIADIETFYNTPFFTQPFGYADAFHKEEALDLFDLGTHDTPIGNLVTDAFKSFTGTDIAIHAGGSIALPLWEGPFTLGDIFRINGYGFNMVNTLGFQLATFNMTGESLWMGLEFGLSQIESNDEYMIQVSGLEYKYDATKPAGERVVSVLINGQPVDPVAVYSITASEMVLAILDYTQIPYSDPNILTGVTEFEAVTNYVMTQNNFLHPKEIGRIVNVGDQLIVNRIESEGWFYSQPGAFIADPTITGTLCFNMNLHNRNNPGSAQGVVKIKFPEAKINLTGNRVEFLLIEDNVITIRGEGKNTGKGKYGFLVTAVDAGNSGDQIKITIWDKLDGDKVIYDNLTMNELGGGYITILNSPFVKEDNAITAPEEFALEQNYPNPFNPSTTIKYSIPDNSFVTLKVYDIIGNELATLVNEERSPGSYEVSFNASEYSSGIYIYALRTDAFTQTRKMMLIK
- a CDS encoding glycine zipper family protein; the protein is MKTTFYFLFVYMLLLNSISFFAQEIEKPFIVSPLIGDTLSLEERDYYNLLPTIKEFQFAIFYLNADSLQDVLVSYKTRNVIRDTLINNYKSVTNMRIYLFKVDIEMARKVAVYTINQNTESGNLVTISNSSTLLFNEDCNGNNFNTNCITRINNADINKLIIEGESDIGMTTLWGTLIGLGAGPAIGAISGAIYDDNDLSIAMGAAYGLVIGPIVELFGGLLYGAVTSTPDIVIEPFSEDDIKGLSQYAIFPDGEPYELKKIK
- a CDS encoding DUF2235 domain-containing protein; this translates as MPKNIVVLSDGTGQEGGIGNNTNVYKLFNMLEDRTANQITFYDRGLGTGFRKITGNISGMGIRLPKLYALLKFKISSF
- a CDS encoding polymer-forming cytoskeletal protein, coding for MLKSSYSEGVKSDETTIISNGVRIEGKVTSAGNIRVDGEIQGDVSSKSDIVVGESGQVNGQINAESITIGGKVSGTVKAKDKLTLEAKANLKGDLFTKILVVEAGAKFDGNSKMGDTKDFTEIKSSVQSDMNKAK